The Methylobacterium sp. PvR107 genome contains a region encoding:
- a CDS encoding aspartate dehydrogenase — MPPQEASRSPVRGGRVAIAGLGTVGRAVGRALDGGAIPGLSLTAVAVRDAGKARAALAALAAPPEVVTAFDALEPRADIVLECAPSQHLPAIVRPFVTAGKTAVVLSCGALLDHEDLVATARAHGGQIVVPTGALLGLDAVTAAAEGTIHTVRMITRKPVRGLVGAPYLLENGIEIASITEPMRVFSGSPREAARGFPANLNVAVALSLAGIGPDRTELEIWADPVLDRNTHRIEVEADAARFSMTIENVPTDENPRTGRITALSVIAYLRKLAAPLRVGT, encoded by the coding sequence ATGCCGCCGCAGGAAGCATCCAGATCGCCGGTCCGCGGCGGACGCGTCGCGATCGCCGGCCTCGGCACCGTCGGGCGCGCCGTGGGGCGCGCTCTCGACGGGGGAGCCATCCCCGGACTGAGCCTGACCGCCGTCGCGGTCCGCGATGCCGGCAAAGCCCGCGCCGCGCTCGCGGCGCTCGCTGCGCCGCCCGAGGTCGTCACCGCGTTCGACGCTCTGGAGCCGCGGGCCGACATCGTGCTGGAATGCGCGCCGTCCCAGCACCTCCCCGCGATCGTGCGGCCGTTCGTGACGGCGGGCAAGACGGCCGTCGTGCTGAGCTGTGGGGCGCTGCTCGACCACGAGGACCTCGTGGCGACCGCCCGCGCCCACGGCGGGCAGATCGTCGTGCCGACCGGCGCCTTGCTCGGCCTCGACGCCGTGACGGCCGCCGCGGAGGGGACGATCCACACCGTGCGGATGATCACCCGCAAGCCCGTGCGCGGCCTCGTCGGCGCGCCCTACCTCTTGGAAAACGGGATCGAGATCGCCAGCATCACCGAGCCGATGCGGGTCTTCTCCGGCAGCCCGCGCGAGGCGGCCCGCGGGTTTCCGGCCAACCTCAATGTCGCGGTCGCGCTCTCACTCGCCGGCATCGGCCCGGACCGGACCGAGCTCGAGATCTGGGCCGATCCTGTCCTCGACCGCAACACCCACCGCATCGAGGTCGAGGCCGACGCGGCGCGGTTCTCCATGACGATCGAGAATGTGCCGACCGACGAGAACCCCCGGACGGGCCGCATCACGGCCCTGTCGGTCATCGCCTACCTGCGCAAGCTCGCCGCCCCCCTCCGGGTCGGCACCTGA
- a CDS encoding ABC transporter substrate-binding protein, whose product MDRRRFLQLAAAPALTAGIARPSRVAAQGTRVLRYVPYTDVTVLDPTWSTAYVTRDHAAMVYDTLFALDERLMPQPQMLAGHSVSDDGLTWELTLRPGLNFHDGSAVLARDCVASLVRWARRDAFGGALMAVTDELTAPDDGTIRFRLKRPFPLLPYALARNGAPYPAIMPERLARTDAFTQLTEIVGSGPFRFKADERVVGARAVYTRFEGYRPRETGTPSGTAGPKIVHFDRVEWLVQPDAATAVNALVAGEVDMFYNPPTDLLPVLRRSRDLQVFQGDPLGNVALMRVNHLHPPFDNPGVRRAVLSAVRQEDFMLAMMGEDRALWRDGVGVFPPGTPMASEAGLDVLASPRPVEEAKRALEAAGYRGERAVVLISTDSPKLRALGEVAADLMRRIGMNVDPQVTDWGTVVQRRAKKEPVAQGGWSAFFTTFSGQDLLDPAGYLALRGTGERAWFGWPTDARVEDLRAQWLASGDPAQQRAICRDIQARAMAEVPFMPLGQAFYATAAKRDLTGILKGFSTFWNVRRA is encoded by the coding sequence ATGGATCGCCGTCGTTTCCTCCAGCTCGCAGCGGCCCCGGCCCTCACCGCGGGCATCGCACGGCCGAGCCGCGTCGCCGCGCAGGGCACGCGCGTCCTGCGCTACGTGCCCTACACCGACGTCACGGTCCTCGACCCCACCTGGAGCACCGCCTACGTCACCCGCGACCACGCGGCGATGGTCTACGACACGCTGTTCGCCCTCGACGAACGGCTGATGCCCCAGCCCCAGATGCTGGCCGGCCACTCGGTCTCGGACGATGGCCTCACCTGGGAACTTACCCTGCGGCCGGGACTGAACTTCCACGACGGCTCGGCCGTACTCGCCCGGGATTGCGTCGCGAGCCTCGTGCGCTGGGCGCGCCGTGACGCCTTCGGCGGGGCGCTGATGGCCGTGACCGACGAACTCACGGCTCCCGACGACGGCACCATCCGCTTCCGCCTCAAGCGGCCCTTCCCGCTCTTGCCCTACGCCCTGGCCCGTAACGGCGCCCCCTACCCCGCGATCATGCCCGAGCGGCTGGCGCGGACCGACGCCTTCACCCAGCTCACCGAGATCGTCGGGAGCGGCCCGTTCCGCTTCAAAGCGGACGAGCGCGTCGTCGGCGCGCGCGCCGTGTACACCCGGTTCGAGGGCTATCGCCCGCGCGAGACCGGGACGCCGAGCGGCACCGCTGGGCCGAAGATCGTGCATTTCGATCGGGTCGAGTGGCTCGTCCAGCCGGACGCGGCCACCGCCGTCAACGCCCTCGTCGCGGGGGAGGTCGACATGTTCTACAATCCACCCACCGACCTGTTGCCGGTCCTGCGCCGCAGCCGCGACCTGCAGGTCTTCCAGGGCGATCCCCTCGGCAACGTCGCCCTGATGCGGGTGAATCACCTGCACCCGCCCTTCGACAATCCGGGCGTGCGCCGCGCCGTCCTCTCGGCCGTGCGCCAGGAGGACTTCATGCTGGCGATGATGGGCGAGGACCGCGCCCTGTGGCGCGACGGGGTCGGCGTCTTCCCGCCCGGCACGCCGATGGCGAGCGAGGCCGGCCTCGACGTCCTGGCGAGCCCGCGGCCGGTCGAGGAGGCCAAGCGCGCGCTGGAGGCGGCGGGCTATCGGGGCGAGCGCGCGGTGGTGCTGATCTCGACCGACAGCCCCAAGCTCCGGGCGCTCGGCGAGGTGGCGGCCGACCTGATGCGTCGCATCGGCATGAACGTCGACCCGCAGGTCACCGACTGGGGCACTGTGGTGCAGCGCCGCGCTAAGAAGGAGCCGGTCGCGCAGGGCGGGTGGAGCGCGTTCTTCACGACCTTCTCCGGCCAGGACCTCCTCGACCCCGCGGGCTACCTGGCACTGCGCGGCACCGGCGAGCGCGCGTGGTTCGGCTGGCCGACCGACGCGCGGGTGGAGGATCTGCGCGCCCAGTGGCTGGCGAGCGGCGATCCCGCGCAGCAGCGGGCGATCTGCAGGGATATTCAGGCACGGGCGATGGCCGAGGTGCCTTTCATGCCGCTGGGGCAAGCCTTCTACGCCACGGCGGCCAAGCGCGACCTCACCGGCATCCTGAAGGGCTTCAGCACCTTCTGGAACGTGCGGCGGGCTTGA
- a CDS encoding amidase — translation MADDLAYMPAAELATLIRTRRLSPVELMTATLARIVRAQPVLNAFITVAEEQALAGARAAEAAVMRGEPLEPLHGLPVSIKDLVPTAGIRTTWGSRVFAEHVPEADAEVVTRLKASGAIVVGKTTTPEFGQQCLTQAPLFGRTRNAWDAGRTSGGSSGGAAVAAAAGLTALAVATDGGGSTRIPAACNGVVGFKQGLGVVPQEYAQDGFGNISYVTPMTRTVRDTALMLDAMAGPDPRDPLSAGRPQPGFVAALDTLRPGTKPLAGLRVGWRPLLGNAHVAADVLAACERAVAALADLGAETRVHEAPFENPEALWFVSNGAYRRAQFGHHLAHHREILCPTFVRQMDRVCDVSAAELYAAIFARTGLFRQVQSWFSDIDVLAMPTLSRTALPIDQDFFGPITIDGRAVPNLRAAWYPYTMPFNLTGNPAVSLPCGFDEAGLPVAIQLVGPVGEDARLLQVAAAFERAMPWADRHPSLPEFD, via the coding sequence ATGGCGGATGACCTCGCCTACATGCCCGCGGCGGAACTCGCGACCCTGATCCGAACGCGGCGGCTGTCACCGGTGGAGCTCATGACGGCGACGCTCGCGCGTATCGTCAGGGCCCAACCGGTGCTGAACGCCTTCATCACCGTCGCGGAGGAGCAGGCGCTCGCCGGCGCCCGGGCAGCGGAGGCCGCGGTGATGCGCGGAGAGCCGCTGGAGCCGCTGCACGGTCTGCCGGTCTCGATCAAGGATCTCGTTCCGACCGCCGGGATCCGCACCACCTGGGGCTCGCGCGTCTTCGCCGAGCACGTGCCGGAGGCCGACGCGGAGGTCGTGACCCGCCTAAAGGCTTCCGGCGCGATCGTCGTGGGTAAGACCACCACGCCGGAATTCGGGCAGCAATGCCTGACCCAAGCGCCCCTGTTCGGACGCACGCGCAACGCCTGGGACGCGGGCCGCACGTCGGGCGGCTCCAGCGGCGGGGCGGCCGTGGCCGCGGCTGCGGGACTGACAGCGCTCGCAGTCGCCACCGACGGCGGCGGCTCGACCCGGATCCCCGCCGCCTGCAACGGCGTCGTCGGCTTCAAGCAGGGGCTCGGCGTCGTGCCGCAGGAATACGCCCAGGACGGGTTCGGCAACATCTCCTACGTGACGCCGATGACCCGCACCGTCCGCGACACGGCGCTGATGCTCGACGCAATGGCCGGACCCGACCCTCGGGACCCGCTCAGCGCGGGCCGGCCCCAGCCGGGCTTCGTTGCGGCCCTGGACACGCTCCGTCCGGGCACGAAGCCCCTCGCCGGGCTGCGCGTCGGCTGGCGGCCGCTGCTCGGCAATGCTCACGTGGCGGCCGACGTGCTGGCTGCCTGCGAGCGGGCGGTCGCCGCCCTGGCGGATCTCGGCGCCGAGACGCGCGTCCACGAGGCGCCGTTCGAGAACCCGGAGGCCCTCTGGTTCGTCAGCAACGGCGCCTATCGCAGGGCGCAGTTCGGCCACCACCTCGCGCACCACCGGGAGATCCTGTGCCCGACCTTCGTGCGCCAGATGGACCGGGTGTGCGACGTCTCGGCGGCCGAGCTCTACGCGGCGATCTTCGCGCGCACCGGCCTCTTCCGGCAGGTGCAATCGTGGTTCAGCGACATCGACGTCCTGGCGATGCCGACCCTGTCGCGCACGGCCCTGCCGATCGACCAGGACTTCTTCGGGCCGATCACGATCGACGGGAGAGCCGTGCCGAACCTGCGCGCGGCTTGGTACCCGTACACGATGCCGTTCAACCTCACCGGCAACCCGGCGGTAAGCCTGCCCTGCGGGTTCGACGAAGCGGGACTGCCGGTCGCGATCCAGCTCGTCGGACCCGTCGGCGAAGATGCCCGCCTGCTGCAGGTCGCGGCCGCCTTTGAGCGGGCGATGCCCTGGGCGGACCGGCATCCGTCGCTGCCGGAATTCGACTGA
- a CDS encoding amidase encodes MAPYDPSRRTSGFDAAAEAFRSGADSPRAYLERCLAVIAEREPVVRAFVVVNEAGAREAADASGARWRAGQPLSPIDGMPVGIKDLLETRDMPTQMGCAAYAGNFPRRDNAAVWALREAGAVVLGKTTTAELGGTHPPATTNPFDPARTPGGSSSGSAAAVAAGMVPAAIGSQVGGSIIRPASYCGNWALKPSQGAINRGERQATSMSTHGVHATCANDMWRVSIEIARRAGGDPGRAPLAGPADPPASHRPLTVSVMETEGWEALDDASRAAFEAVVAQIAAAGVTVLRRRDDPAIERLERALVGVREMANTITAWENHWAIRNLVAQHPDGVSARAKATVATAERLGIEGYQDLLRRREAVRSVYATLAPTLDALIAPASPGPAPPWSGDRPGAPLAPRPTGDSVFNTPSSLLGAPVVTVPLTAVGGLPMGIQVVGQPGTDARMTAIARWMGEALRPVVV; translated from the coding sequence ATGGCCCCCTACGATCCGAGCCGCCGGACCTCGGGCTTCGACGCCGCCGCGGAGGCGTTCCGCTCGGGCGCCGATTCCCCGCGAGCCTATCTGGAGCGCTGCCTCGCGGTGATCGCCGAGCGCGAGCCCGTGGTGCGGGCCTTCGTGGTCGTGAACGAGGCCGGGGCGCGGGAAGCCGCGGACGCCAGCGGCGCGCGCTGGCGGGCGGGGCAGCCGCTCTCGCCGATCGACGGCATGCCGGTGGGGATCAAGGACCTCCTCGAGACGCGCGACATGCCGACCCAGATGGGCTGCGCGGCCTACGCGGGCAACTTTCCCCGACGCGACAACGCCGCGGTCTGGGCGCTGCGCGAGGCCGGGGCGGTGGTCCTCGGCAAGACCACCACGGCCGAACTCGGCGGCACGCACCCGCCGGCGACGACGAACCCGTTCGATCCGGCGCGCACGCCGGGGGGGTCGTCCTCGGGCTCAGCCGCCGCGGTCGCGGCCGGGATGGTGCCGGCCGCGATCGGCAGTCAGGTCGGCGGCTCGATCATCCGGCCGGCGAGTTACTGCGGCAACTGGGCCCTGAAGCCGTCCCAGGGCGCGATCAACCGCGGCGAGCGACAGGCGACCAGCATGAGCACGCACGGCGTGCACGCGACCTGCGCGAACGACATGTGGCGCGTGTCGATCGAGATCGCCCGCCGGGCCGGCGGAGATCCGGGCCGCGCCCCGCTCGCCGGCCCCGCGGACCCGCCCGCCTCGCATCGGCCGCTCACCGTGTCGGTGATGGAGACGGAAGGGTGGGAGGCGCTCGACGATGCGTCGCGGGCGGCCTTCGAGGCGGTGGTGGCGCAGATCGCCGCTGCCGGCGTCACGGTGCTGCGCCGCCGGGACGACCCCGCGATCGAGCGCCTCGAGCGCGCCCTCGTCGGCGTGCGCGAGATGGCCAACACGATCACCGCCTGGGAGAACCACTGGGCGATCCGCAACCTCGTGGCTCAGCACCCGGACGGCGTCAGCGCGCGGGCCAAGGCCACGGTCGCGACCGCGGAGCGCCTAGGGATCGAGGGCTACCAAGATCTGCTGCGGCGGCGGGAGGCGGTGCGCTCCGTGTACGCGACGCTCGCCCCCACGCTCGACGCGCTGATCGCGCCGGCCTCGCCCGGACCGGCGCCGCCCTGGTCAGGCGATCGTCCCGGCGCGCCGCTCGCGCCGCGCCCGACGGGGGATTCCGTGTTCAACACGCCGAGCTCGCTCCTCGGCGCGCCCGTTGTGACGGTCCCCCTCACGGCCGTGGGCGGCCTGCCGATGGGCATTCAGGTCGTGGGGCAGCCCGGCACGGACGCGCGGATGACGGCGATCGCGCGCTGGATGGGCGAGGCGCTGCGGCCGGTCGTCGTCTGA
- a CDS encoding amidohydrolase family protein, with protein MPRKTLIKRADWAIAWDGATSQHVYQRGIDVAFTEDRILYVGPDFTGTADQIFDGRDLMVMPGLVDVHSHLGHEPAYRGIREEHGVPSMYMTGLYERSQAFDTTDPGLRCAATEVALCELLKSGVTSICDITAPYEGWTETIARSGIRGFLAPGFASARWRLENGHSLGFAWDEAGGRRGLDTALALIDSLPAHPSGRLSGVVSPMQIENCTDDLLRDSRAAALERGIPFTLHLSQGVLELQEMTRRHGVTSIRHATDLGILGPGTILGHAIFLDTHSWIRGWTRDDLRLLAESGCAVAHCPTPFARYGQILESFGAYMRAGITMALGTDTSPHNMLEEIRKAGTFSRIAARDITDVSTGMLFHAATVGGASALLRDDLGRLAVGARADIVLVDLKQPDMMPARDPLRSLVFHAADRAVRDVFVAGRQVVANGHVTDLDHRAAAERLTEAQARMMALCPSRDYRGRTVDVLTPLSLPLRG; from the coding sequence ATGCCCCGTAAGACGCTGATCAAGAGAGCAGATTGGGCGATCGCCTGGGATGGGGCGACGAGCCAACATGTCTACCAGCGCGGTATCGACGTCGCTTTCACCGAAGATCGCATCCTCTACGTCGGTCCCGACTTCACGGGCACTGCAGACCAGATTTTCGATGGGCGCGACCTGATGGTGATGCCCGGGCTCGTCGACGTTCACTCCCATCTCGGACACGAACCAGCCTACCGCGGCATCCGCGAGGAGCACGGCGTCCCGAGCATGTATATGACCGGGCTGTACGAGCGCTCCCAAGCCTTCGATACCACCGACCCTGGCCTGCGCTGCGCCGCCACCGAGGTCGCCCTGTGCGAACTGCTGAAGAGCGGTGTCACCAGCATCTGCGACATCACCGCGCCCTACGAAGGCTGGACCGAGACTATCGCGAGAAGCGGCATTCGTGGCTTCCTCGCCCCCGGCTTCGCTTCGGCCCGCTGGCGCCTGGAGAACGGCCACAGCCTCGGCTTCGCCTGGGACGAGGCAGGGGGCCGGCGCGGCCTCGACACGGCCCTCGCCCTCATCGACAGCCTGCCCGCGCACCCGTCAGGCCGGCTCTCCGGCGTGGTGTCGCCGATGCAGATCGAGAACTGTACCGACGATCTCCTGCGCGACAGCCGGGCCGCCGCGCTCGAGCGTGGCATCCCTTTTACCCTGCACCTCTCCCAGGGCGTGCTCGAACTGCAGGAGATGACGCGCCGACACGGGGTCACCTCGATCCGCCACGCGACCGATCTCGGGATCCTCGGGCCAGGGACCATCCTCGGCCACGCGATCTTCCTGGACACCCATTCCTGGATCCGAGGCTGGACCCGCGATGACCTGCGCCTCTTGGCCGAGAGCGGCTGCGCGGTCGCGCACTGCCCGACGCCGTTCGCCCGCTATGGCCAGATCCTCGAGAGCTTCGGCGCCTACATGCGCGCCGGTATCACGATGGCGCTCGGCACCGACACGAGCCCGCACAACATGCTGGAGGAGATCCGCAAGGCCGGCACCTTCAGCCGGATCGCCGCCCGCGACATCACCGATGTCTCGACCGGCATGCTGTTCCACGCCGCCACTGTGGGCGGCGCGAGCGCGCTGCTGCGCGACGATCTCGGCCGACTGGCTGTCGGTGCGCGTGCCGATATCGTGCTGGTGGATCTGAAGCAGCCCGACATGATGCCGGCCCGCGATCCGCTGCGCTCGCTCGTCTTCCATGCGGCCGACCGAGCCGTGCGGGATGTGTTCGTGGCGGGCCGTCAGGTGGTGGCAAACGGGCACGTGACAGATCTCGATCACCGTGCCGCGGCCGAGCGCCTTACCGAAGCCCAGGCGAGGATGATGGCCCTGTGCCCGAGCCGCGACTACCGCGGTCGGACTGTCGACGTGCTCACCCCGTTGAGTCTGCCTTTGCGCGGCTGA
- a CDS encoding heme utilization protein gives MARTSLLILAAGLTAGALSPVHAATKRVRVPNQYDGSWTIVATTAQGPCSASTSYHVQIKDSDASIPGQDVDIDGGVSAGGAVRATITSGTNKVPIAGSLTAKGSGSGTWRTLGGLVACDGSWNAKRAS, from the coding sequence ATGGCACGTACCTCTCTCTTGATCCTCGCCGCTGGCCTGACTGCAGGCGCTCTCAGCCCGGTTCATGCTGCGACGAAGAGGGTGCGTGTACCGAACCAGTACGACGGCTCTTGGACCATCGTGGCCACTACGGCTCAAGGCCCCTGCTCGGCCAGCACGAGCTATCACGTGCAGATCAAGGACAGCGATGCTTCCATCCCCGGGCAGGACGTCGACATCGATGGCGGTGTGTCGGCAGGTGGCGCCGTGCGGGCCACGATCACCAGCGGCACCAACAAGGTGCCGATCGCCGGCAGCCTGACCGCAAAGGGCAGCGGCAGCGGCACATGGCGCACGTTGGGCGGACTCGTTGCGTGTGACGGCAGTTGGAATGCAAAGCGGGCGAGCTAG